Proteins from a single region of Lepus europaeus isolate LE1 chromosome 4, mLepTim1.pri, whole genome shotgun sequence:
- the LOC133758867 gene encoding olfactory receptor 6F1-like: MGGANHTTVTEFLFLGFPGTPSLQRMLFVMFLTMYLLSLMANTLIIVIVLMDSTLQTPMYVFLGNLSFLEIWYTTTTVPKLLATLLSKAVTISVAGCITQYYFFFSMGATECILLAMMAYDRYVAICNPLRYSLLMSLQICLCCSAGSWIGGFIAPLPPTILITHLSFCGPQKINHFFCDADPIFKLSCSDTFLVEAVGYTCTSVVIFNSFLLTMSSYSKIVVTIIRLSSREARKKTFSTCASHLSVVTIYYGTIIFTYVHPPTKYNFTTRKVVSVFYCVITPLVNPLIYTLRNKDVKNAFRKFLQQKRFLLSRNRQEF, encoded by the coding sequence ATGGGTGGTGCAAACCACACGACAGTGACAGAGTTCCTTTTCCTGGGGTTCCCAGGCACGCCCTCTCTGCAGCGCATGCTCTTCGTGATGTTTCTCACCATGTACCTGCTCTCCCTCATGGCAAACACCCTCATCATTGTCATTGTTCTCATGGATTCCACACTGCAGACGCCCATGTACGTTTTCTTGGGAAATTTGTCCTTCCTGGAAATCTGGTACACGACCACCACGGTGCCTAAATTGCTGGCCACCCTCCTCTCCAAGGCTGTCACCATCTCCGTTGCTGGCTGCATCACCCAGTACTACTTCTTTTTCTCCATGGGAGCCACAGAGTGCATCCTGCTGGCCAtgatggcctatgaccgctatgtggccatttgCAACCCTCTGCGCTACTCCCTCCTCATGAGCCTCCAGATTTGCCTGTGCTGCTCTGCAGGGTCTTGGATTGGGGGCTTCATTGCCCCCCTTCCACCTACCATACTTATCACTCATCTGAGCTTCTGTGGTCCCCAGAAGATCAACCATTTCTTTTGTGATGCAGATCCCATTTTTAAGCTCTCCTGCTCAGACACATTCTTGGTGGAGGCTGTGGGATACACTTGCACCTCTGTTGTGATTTTCAATTCTTTCCTTCTCACTATGTCCTCCTACAGTAAGATCGTGGTCACCATCATCAGGCTGTCTTCCCGGGAGGCTCGCAAGAAGACTTTCTCAACCTGTGCTTCCCATCTCTCTGTAGTCACCATCTATTACGGCACCATCATCTTTACCTATGTCCACCCTCCCACCAAGTACAACTTCACCACCAGGAAGGTGGTCTCAGTGTTCTACTGTGTGATCACCCCCCTGGTAAACCCTCTCATTTACACTCTGAGAAACAAAGATGTGAAGAATGCGTTCAGGAAATTCTTGCAACAAAAGAGATTTCTCTTGTCCAGAAACAGGCAGGAGTTTTGA